A section of the Candidatus Methanosuratincola sp. genome encodes:
- the radA gene encoding DNA repair and recombination protein RadA, with product MGYEDGEELELEDLAGIGSATADKLRRAGIKTVKELACIPARELEEISELAEGKAGEAAKTARDAVFPKVMTAREYLEKRKSIRFLTTGSKNLDSLLCGGLEPGITELIGAYGTGKTQICLQLCLTVQLTQNRGGLDGVAFYIDTEDTFKPERLYPIANALGLGDQILDRVHVFRAINSDHQFEGLRVAQEYVVEEKANLIIVDSLTAHFRAEYSGRENLVSRQQRLNTFIHQLQRISTMHDAIIVVTNQILDVPEVIPGVKPAKPAGGNVVAHGCTFRLWLERSKGMTRVSVIDSPKHPRSSTWVMLTEAGVKDSEAPK from the coding sequence ATGGGCTATGAAGATGGGGAAGAGCTTGAATTGGAAGATTTGGCAGGGATAGGATCTGCAACCGCAGATAAGCTCAGAAGGGCAGGAATAAAAACAGTGAAGGAACTTGCCTGTATCCCAGCAAGGGAGTTGGAAGAAATAAGTGAACTGGCGGAGGGAAAGGCAGGGGAGGCTGCAAAGACCGCCAGGGATGCAGTCTTTCCGAAGGTCATGACCGCAAGGGAGTATCTTGAGAAGAGGAAGAGCATCCGATTCCTGACCACTGGCTCTAAGAACCTCGACTCACTGCTTTGCGGCGGCCTAGAGCCAGGGATCACCGAGCTGATCGGGGCATATGGCACCGGGAAGACCCAGATCTGCCTCCAGCTATGCCTTACTGTCCAGCTGACACAGAATCGCGGAGGACTGGACGGTGTGGCTTTCTATATAGACACGGAGGACACATTCAAGCCCGAAAGGCTGTACCCTATTGCTAATGCGCTGGGACTCGGAGACCAGATACTGGACCGCGTGCACGTATTCAGGGCTATAAACTCAGACCACCAGTTTGAGGGGCTCAGGGTCGCACAGGAGTATGTGGTGGAGGAGAAGGCAAATCTGATCATTGTGGACTCGCTCACGGCCCACTTCCGTGCGGAGTATTCAGGGAGGGAAAACTTGGTTTCGAGGCAGCAGAGGCTTAACACCTTCATACACCAGCTACAGAGGATCTCGACGATGCACGATGCCATAATAGTGGTTACTAACCAGATCCTGGACGTCCCAGAGGTGATACCAGGGGTGAAGCCAGCTAAACCTGCAGGAGGGAATGTTGTTGCACACGGCTGCACATTCAGGCTTTGGCTGGAGAGGTCCAAGGGCATGACAAGGGTCAGCGTGATCGACTCCCCCAAACACCCCCGGAGCTCAACCTGGGTTATGCTCACCGAGGCAGGTGTAAAGGACTCGGAAGCCCCGAAGTGA
- the ppsA gene encoding phosphoenolpyruvate synthase, protein MVGSRSSYIIFFDSLKKDDIPLVGGKCANLGELMSFGVPVPPGFAITAEAYKLHINRNNLRERIKDVLSKMDVTDSDSLESSSREIRSIIESAPLPGELADEIVEAYQKLANILKVKDPPVAVRSSATAEDLPGASFAGQQDTYLFVSGKEPLLKYVIKCFSSLFTPRAIAYRREKGFDDMKVYLSVAVQKMVNSESSGVMFTLDPATGNRDVVLIEGTWGIGEMIVQGKVRPDEWTVDKKTMTIVEKNISKKEMMAIRSPSDSGEGFLREIQVAKERIEAPCISDDQVLALAKFAIEIEKHYGMAMDIEWALDSEDKRLYIVQARPETVWSMKQEPKSESKSMDQVDSGVKRLLRGVPASPGLVSGKAHVIMDTKHIREFQAGEILVTEMTSPDWAPAMRKALAIITDSGGKTCHAAIVSRELGIPCIVGTKEATKILKTGQVITVDATHGVVYEGDLIGPEEKKPVVPAKAAVSVESYYPTATKIYMNLGEPGMIDKYRDLPFDGIGLMRVEFIIADVIGEHPLHLIETGQDEKFIDKLATGISKVAREIYPRPLVVRFSDFKTNEYRQLVGGDRFEPQEANPMIGWRGVSRYVSDVYSPAFRLECRAIKRVRDEWGLKNVWAMLPFVRTTWEVESCLQIMKEEGLQRDRDFKVWLMAEIPSIVFMADEFSRLCDGFSVGSNDLTQLILGVDRDSPILPAQDSRYFDERDPAVIRAITHLIKVAHSHGVTVSICGQGPSVYPDLTETLVRAGIDSISANPDMVVWTRKVVAGVERKVLMERLVKSDKSKGFELLE, encoded by the coding sequence ATGGTTGGTTCAAGATCATCGTACATAATCTTTTTCGACTCATTGAAAAAGGATGACATCCCTCTCGTGGGCGGTAAGTGTGCAAATCTGGGGGAGTTGATGTCTTTTGGCGTGCCTGTCCCTCCTGGTTTTGCCATAACAGCCGAGGCATACAAGCTGCACATAAACAGGAACAACCTCCGTGAGAGGATAAAGGACGTCCTCTCCAAAATGGACGTCACTGATAGCGACTCACTGGAATCCTCGTCCAGAGAGATCAGGTCGATAATCGAATCTGCACCCCTGCCGGGCGAACTAGCAGACGAGATAGTCGAGGCTTACCAGAAGCTAGCGAATATTCTGAAGGTCAAGGATCCTCCGGTCGCGGTCAGGAGTAGTGCCACCGCAGAGGATCTGCCTGGGGCAAGCTTCGCTGGGCAACAGGACACATACCTTTTCGTATCTGGAAAGGAGCCTCTTCTCAAGTATGTCATAAAATGCTTCTCATCGCTTTTCACCCCGAGGGCGATCGCCTACAGGAGGGAGAAGGGCTTCGATGACATGAAGGTCTACCTCAGCGTCGCAGTGCAGAAGATGGTCAACAGTGAATCTTCTGGGGTCATGTTTACTCTGGATCCTGCCACAGGGAACCGGGACGTGGTGCTCATTGAAGGCACTTGGGGCATCGGTGAGATGATCGTCCAGGGCAAGGTGAGGCCTGATGAATGGACTGTCGACAAGAAAACCATGACCATAGTGGAAAAGAACATTTCGAAGAAGGAGATGATGGCGATCCGTTCCCCTTCGGACAGCGGGGAGGGCTTCCTGAGGGAGATCCAGGTTGCGAAGGAGCGGATCGAAGCACCGTGCATCTCTGATGACCAGGTTTTGGCACTAGCAAAGTTCGCGATTGAAATAGAGAAGCACTATGGCATGGCGATGGACATAGAGTGGGCACTTGATTCTGAAGATAAGAGGCTGTACATAGTCCAGGCGAGGCCTGAGACTGTGTGGTCAATGAAGCAGGAGCCCAAATCTGAAAGCAAAAGTATGGATCAGGTCGACAGCGGGGTTAAGCGCCTCTTGAGGGGTGTCCCGGCCTCGCCCGGACTGGTGTCAGGAAAGGCACACGTGATAATGGATACGAAGCATATCCGGGAGTTCCAGGCGGGTGAGATACTGGTCACCGAGATGACATCCCCGGACTGGGCCCCTGCAATGCGGAAGGCTCTGGCGATAATCACAGACAGCGGAGGCAAAACCTGCCACGCCGCCATAGTGAGTAGGGAATTGGGCATTCCGTGCATCGTAGGTACAAAGGAAGCCACAAAGATCCTCAAAACAGGGCAGGTGATAACCGTAGATGCCACCCACGGGGTCGTCTATGAAGGAGATCTGATTGGCCCGGAGGAAAAGAAACCTGTGGTTCCCGCAAAGGCGGCGGTCAGCGTCGAGTCTTACTACCCGACTGCTACTAAGATATACATGAACCTTGGGGAGCCAGGCATGATCGACAAGTACCGCGATCTGCCGTTCGATGGGATAGGGCTGATGCGGGTCGAGTTCATAATCGCTGATGTCATAGGGGAGCACCCCCTCCACTTGATAGAGACAGGTCAGGATGAGAAGTTCATTGACAAACTCGCAACTGGGATCTCAAAGGTTGCAAGGGAGATATACCCGAGGCCGCTCGTGGTGAGGTTCAGCGACTTCAAGACAAACGAGTACCGCCAACTCGTCGGCGGCGACAGGTTCGAGCCACAGGAGGCTAACCCGATGATAGGGTGGAGGGGCGTGAGCCGCTACGTTTCGGATGTATACTCGCCAGCCTTCAGGCTGGAGTGCAGGGCGATCAAGCGCGTTAGGGATGAGTGGGGTCTGAAGAACGTCTGGGCAATGCTGCCATTCGTTAGGACGACGTGGGAGGTCGAGTCCTGCCTGCAGATAATGAAGGAAGAGGGCCTCCAGAGGGATCGCGACTTCAAGGTATGGCTGATGGCTGAGATACCCTCGATAGTATTCATGGCGGATGAGTTCTCGAGGCTCTGCGACGGATTCAGCGTCGGCAGCAACGACCTGACGCAGCTCATCCTCGGCGTAGACAGGGACTCGCCTATACTCCCTGCGCAGGACTCTAGGTACTTCGATGAGAGGGACCCCGCCGTAATCAGGGCGATAACGCACCTGATTAAGGTGGCACACTCGCACGGCGTTACCGTCAGCATCTGTGGGCAGGGTCCGAGTGTTTACCCGGACCTCACGGAGACGCTGGTCAGGGCCGGCATAGACAGCATAAGCGCGAACCCGGACATGGTAGTCTGGACAAGGAAAGTTGTTGCCGGGGTGGAGCGGAAGGTGCTGATGGAGCGCCTGGTCAAGTCTGATAAGAGCAAGGGTTTCGAACTGCTGGAGTGA